From a single Leptospira levettii genomic region:
- the pbpC gene encoding penicillin-binding protein 1C, which yields MRLYFVILFFLFPTIVSALPTYQEVKASYVPSDISLYDRKNELIQRLRIRKDFRSEEWVEYEEFPKFLIDSVIHAEDKRFFEHGGVDGNAILSSLFAGLRGSTIRGASTISMQLVTLLDPELQPRKNQRKSIFQKLKQINRVIELESIWNKKEIVTAYLNLIYFRGELKGIASASKGLFRKSVSSITPNEAYLLAALIRSPQSPIEKVSKRVCALKWERDGKTSDCEELSRFVRESLFRNLDYPQQPSHVPLYAKSVFELGEYNQLQIQKIETSLSFVYQKKIEEILRRNIKTLENRNVKDGAVIVLENKTGNVIVYVPNIGKESSVSQLDLIRTKRQVGSTLKPFVYALNFEQKKLTPNSILSDSPIGIPVYQGIYRPLNYDKSYKGNVTVRESLASSLNIPAIRALSFLDVNEFVSLLENLGIQGLQYPEFYGPSLALGAADISLLELTNAYRMFANAGIYSQIQWKKDATNRIQKRIFSERVSYMISEILSDREARSLGFGWDNFLSTSYFTAVKTGTSQDMRDNWCIGYSEHYTVGVWVGNPTGSPMLDVSGITGAAPVWRETMDLLHESLSSKLHPIEETNASEMELNLEIFSSNEHQIEKTKSFRILTPVSGSIFALDPDIPNGRQKILFTISSYDVSYSYHLNDVFLAYAKEPYLWEPKKGEYRLEIKDKDQKVVSLSLFEVR from the coding sequence ATACGACTATACTTTGTTATCCTATTTTTCTTATTCCCTACGATTGTATCGGCACTTCCAACGTATCAGGAAGTAAAAGCTAGTTACGTACCATCTGACATCAGTTTGTATGATCGAAAAAATGAACTCATCCAACGCCTTCGCATTAGAAAAGATTTTCGATCAGAAGAGTGGGTAGAGTATGAAGAATTCCCGAAATTTTTAATCGATTCGGTCATCCATGCGGAAGATAAACGATTTTTTGAACATGGTGGAGTTGACGGAAATGCAATCCTATCTTCCCTTTTTGCTGGGTTAAGAGGTTCTACCATACGTGGGGCATCCACCATATCAATGCAACTTGTTACTCTTCTTGATCCAGAGTTACAACCAAGGAAAAACCAAAGGAAATCAATTTTCCAAAAACTCAAACAAATCAATCGTGTGATAGAATTAGAATCAATTTGGAACAAAAAAGAAATCGTAACTGCTTACCTAAATTTGATTTATTTTCGTGGGGAACTAAAAGGAATTGCTTCCGCTTCTAAAGGATTGTTTCGAAAATCGGTTTCATCGATCACTCCGAATGAAGCCTATTTACTTGCAGCATTAATTCGTTCTCCACAAAGTCCCATTGAAAAAGTATCTAAGCGAGTTTGTGCTCTTAAGTGGGAACGAGATGGGAAAACTTCTGATTGTGAGGAACTTTCCCGTTTTGTTAGGGAGAGTTTGTTTCGTAATTTAGATTACCCACAACAACCTTCCCATGTCCCTCTTTATGCAAAATCTGTGTTCGAACTAGGTGAATACAATCAATTGCAAATTCAAAAAATTGAAACCTCTTTATCCTTTGTTTACCAAAAGAAAATTGAAGAAATCCTGAGAAGGAATATTAAAACATTAGAAAATAGAAATGTAAAAGATGGTGCTGTAATTGTTTTAGAAAACAAAACGGGAAATGTAATTGTTTATGTGCCAAACATTGGGAAAGAAAGTTCCGTTTCTCAATTGGATTTAATACGTACTAAACGGCAAGTAGGATCCACCTTAAAGCCGTTTGTGTATGCACTTAATTTCGAACAAAAAAAACTCACCCCCAATTCTATTTTATCTGATTCTCCCATAGGAATTCCTGTTTACCAAGGTATTTATAGACCTCTGAATTATGACAAATCATATAAAGGAAACGTGACCGTCAGGGAAAGTTTGGCATCATCATTAAATATTCCTGCGATTCGAGCTTTGTCTTTTTTAGATGTAAATGAATTTGTATCCCTTTTAGAAAATCTTGGAATCCAAGGATTACAATACCCTGAGTTTTATGGTCCATCTCTTGCATTGGGTGCAGCAGACATTAGTTTATTAGAACTTACCAATGCATATCGAATGTTTGCAAATGCAGGTATTTATTCTCAAATCCAATGGAAAAAAGATGCAACTAACCGAATCCAAAAAAGAATTTTTTCTGAAAGGGTAAGTTATATGATTTCTGAAATTTTATCAGACAGAGAGGCAAGGTCTCTCGGATTTGGGTGGGATAATTTTTTATCCACCTCTTATTTTACGGCGGTAAAAACCGGTACAAGCCAAGATATGCGAGATAATTGGTGTATTGGATATTCAGAACATTATACTGTAGGAGTATGGGTTGGAAATCCCACTGGAAGTCCAATGTTAGATGTTTCTGGTATCACTGGTGCAGCACCTGTTTGGCGAGAAACGATGGATTTACTACATGAATCACTCAGTTCAAAATTACATCCTATCGAAGAAACCAATGCGTCAGAGATGGAGCTGAATCTTGAAATTTTTTCGTCTAATGAACATCAAATTGAGAAAACAAAATCATTTCGAATTTTGACACCTGTGAGTGGGAGTATTTTTGCATTGGATCCTGATATTCCGAATGGTCGGCAAAAAATCCTCTTTACAATCAGTTCCTACGATGTTTCGTATTCTTATCATTTAAACGATGTCTTTCTTGCGTATGCAAAAGAACCATATCTCTGGGAGCCAAAAAAAGGAGAGTATCGATTGGAAATCAAAGACAAAGATCAAAAGGTTGTATCCTTATCTTTATTTGAAGTTCGGTAA
- a CDS encoding PP2C family protein-serine/threonine phosphatase: MMLQSIQDRFKLDDEVLKISRICLIVFSSFIGFGIFAPVEELGLYDPKWIRVIHASITISFFVATYFVSWVRKNIQSIMLVFFYTMSAHSLILLYWNSLYIGYLIGMILVLSCIGVSFVDRRSLVSYLGTVTSFGILVGIYTKDHQVDLSLYLSAIITPALVSYLTLNIRLSSVEKLRSSESQLKKFQDRMLSELELANETQSNLVTTEWPKKKGIKFYSFFRSFDQVGGDAISYFEREDGKMALFFADVSGHGIASAMVSAMAVLAFKIHGNQIQPSECLKAIHDDLQSLVPNNHISACVLFVDLETKEIKYSIAGHPPIIHIQKENGPKFLEGLGTLIVSFLKPSLKNYQITLGSGDRILLYSDGILEVFDESGEIYGEEHLFDSIKNHSDKKGDEFLNAIYEDSMSFSAKRISDDMSMLLLEIQ, from the coding sequence ATGATGTTACAATCAATACAAGATCGATTCAAATTAGATGATGAGGTTCTAAAAATCTCTAGGATCTGTCTAATTGTATTTTCTAGTTTTATCGGTTTTGGTATCTTTGCTCCCGTAGAGGAATTAGGATTATATGACCCTAAGTGGATTCGTGTGATCCATGCCTCCATTACGATATCATTTTTTGTTGCTACCTATTTTGTAAGTTGGGTACGAAAAAATATCCAATCCATTATGTTAGTATTTTTTTATACAATGAGTGCTCATTCCTTAATCTTATTGTATTGGAATTCTTTATACATCGGTTATTTGATCGGAATGATTTTGGTTCTCTCTTGTATTGGTGTGAGTTTTGTGGATAGACGTTCCCTTGTATCCTATTTGGGGACTGTTACTTCCTTTGGGATATTGGTTGGAATTTATACAAAGGATCACCAAGTAGACCTATCTTTATATTTATCTGCAATCATAACACCTGCCTTAGTTTCATACCTAACACTCAATATACGACTTAGTTCAGTTGAAAAATTAAGAAGCTCAGAATCCCAACTTAAAAAATTCCAGGACAGAATGTTAAGTGAATTGGAATTAGCAAATGAAACCCAATCAAACTTAGTTACAACCGAGTGGCCCAAAAAAAAGGGGATTAAATTTTATTCTTTTTTTCGTTCCTTTGACCAAGTGGGTGGTGATGCGATCAGTTACTTTGAAAGAGAAGATGGTAAAATGGCATTATTTTTTGCTGATGTATCGGGGCATGGAATTGCATCTGCGATGGTGTCAGCGATGGCTGTTTTGGCATTTAAAATTCATGGGAACCAAATCCAACCATCAGAATGTTTGAAAGCCATTCATGATGATCTACAAAGTTTAGTACCAAACAATCATATTAGTGCCTGTGTACTGTTTGTCGATTTAGAAACAAAAGAAATCAAATATTCGATTGCAGGTCATCCACCGATCATTCATATCCAAAAAGAAAATGGACCAAAGTTTTTAGAAGGACTAGGAACACTGATTGTTTCCTTTCTCAAACCAAGCTTAAAAAACTACCAAATCACACTTGGATCCGGAGACAGGATTTTGTTGTATTCCGATGGAATTTTGGAGGTATTTGACGAATCAGGTGAGATTTATGGTGAAGAACATTTGTTTGATTCCATCAAAAATCATTCTGACAAAAAAGGTGATGAATTTTTAAATGCTATTTATGAAGACTCAATGTCATTTTCTGCAAAACGAATTTCGGATGATATGAGTATGTTATTATTGGAAATACAATGA
- a CDS encoding RsmD family RNA methyltransferase, with the protein MKGLRVSQGKWKGKEIPSPPDVSGHLNFTNSLVKKAIFSLMDSRLLSWGLSFESVLFCDYFAGSGQISAEAYSLSVKRLLTYELDQTRFRNLHTLFRGLANVQLFRKDATKHALKWELGEESAYIFYLDPPYTYWSETPKRMKEMLEDLYQFCLSTNKPFLILCQIPEHQSTKNIWVNVPYKIREYGSHFIIETGYESMENLEE; encoded by the coding sequence ATGAAAGGTCTACGTGTTTCACAAGGTAAGTGGAAAGGAAAAGAAATACCATCACCACCTGATGTATCAGGTCATCTTAACTTTACCAATAGCCTCGTTAAAAAAGCAATTTTTTCCCTTATGGATTCACGGTTATTATCCTGGGGACTTAGTTTTGAATCAGTTTTATTTTGTGATTATTTTGCTGGTAGTGGGCAAATCTCGGCGGAGGCATATAGCCTTTCTGTCAAACGACTTCTTACATATGAATTAGACCAAACAAGATTTCGAAATTTACATACTTTATTTCGTGGACTAGCGAATGTCCAATTGTTTCGAAAGGACGCCACTAAACATGCATTAAAGTGGGAATTGGGAGAAGAATCAGCATATATTTTTTACTTAGATCCACCTTACACCTATTGGTCGGAAACACCAAAGCGAATGAAAGAAATGTTGGAAGACTTATACCAATTTTGTCTTTCGACAAATAAACCATTTTTGATTCTTTGTCAAATTCCTGAACACCAATCCACAAAAAACATTTGGGTCAATGTTCCTTACAAAATCAGAGAGTATGGAAGTCATTTCATCATCGAAACAGGTTATGAATCCATGGAAAATTTGGAAGAGTAA
- a CDS encoding FAD-binding oxidoreductase — protein MVTKKTKSIPNIKVPMKEKVEAWGMSSFSMSPVFRPETEEEIKELFIWANQTGTKVALRGGGCSYGDASTNTDGIVLDLTRFNKVLDFNLKSGVMTVQSGARIKDLWETGIENGFWPPVVSGTMMPTLGGALSMNIHGKNNFKVGTIGEHIKEFTFLTAKGDILECSPKKNSDLFYSAISGFGMLGCFLTVQIKMKPIYSGKMKIDPVYVRNFDELFAYFEEHYKTADYLVGWIDAFASGKSLGRGQIHKATNLKAGEDPDFPGNCLLERQHLPSRLFYVIPKKWMWILMRPFSFNFGMRMINLAKCIASILVNNKAYYQGHAEYAFLLDYVPNWKFVYKPGSMIQYQVFIPKENAKQAFSEIFTKCQERGIVNYLSVFKKHKPDPFLLTHAVDGFSMAMDFPVTKGNREKLWSLCYELDEIVLKHKGRFYFAKDSTLRKRVMESYFPKDNLKKFYSLKKKYDPKGILQTDLYKRVFLS, from the coding sequence ATGGTTACAAAAAAAACAAAATCCATCCCTAATATAAAAGTCCCAATGAAAGAAAAGGTGGAAGCATGGGGAATGAGTTCATTTTCCATGTCACCTGTCTTTCGACCAGAAACCGAAGAAGAGATCAAAGAACTTTTTATTTGGGCAAATCAAACAGGCACCAAAGTAGCGTTACGTGGTGGTGGATGTAGTTACGGTGATGCTTCAACCAATACGGATGGAATTGTTTTAGATTTAACTCGTTTTAATAAAGTATTAGATTTTAACTTAAAATCGGGTGTCATGACCGTTCAATCTGGAGCTCGTATCAAAGACCTTTGGGAAACAGGGATCGAAAATGGATTTTGGCCACCTGTTGTTTCTGGAACAATGATGCCAACACTCGGTGGTGCCCTTTCCATGAACATTCATGGAAAAAATAATTTTAAAGTGGGAACCATTGGCGAACACATCAAAGAATTTACCTTTTTAACAGCAAAAGGTGATATCCTAGAATGTTCTCCTAAAAAAAATTCGGATCTATTTTATTCTGCAATTTCCGGCTTTGGAATGTTAGGTTGTTTTTTGACAGTTCAAATCAAAATGAAACCGATTTATTCAGGTAAGATGAAAATTGATCCAGTGTATGTGCGAAACTTCGATGAACTATTTGCCTATTTTGAAGAACACTACAAAACCGCAGATTATTTGGTAGGTTGGATTGATGCATTTGCTTCTGGAAAATCTTTAGGCCGTGGCCAAATCCATAAAGCAACCAATTTAAAAGCGGGAGAAGACCCAGATTTTCCTGGGAATTGTTTGTTAGAAAGACAACACCTTCCTTCCCGTTTGTTCTATGTGATTCCTAAAAAATGGATGTGGATCCTTATGCGCCCATTCAGTTTTAATTTTGGAATGCGCATGATTAATTTAGCAAAATGTATCGCAAGTATTTTGGTAAACAACAAAGCGTATTACCAAGGTCATGCGGAGTACGCTTTTTTACTAGACTATGTTCCGAATTGGAAATTTGTCTATAAACCTGGATCGATGATCCAATACCAAGTGTTCATTCCCAAAGAAAACGCAAAACAAGCGTTCAGTGAAATATTCACAAAATGCCAAGAACGTGGTATTGTGAATTACCTATCCGTTTTCAAAAAACACAAACCAGATCCATTCCTTCTCACACATGCTGTAGATGGATTTTCAATGGCGATGGATTTCCCTGTCACAAAAGGGAATCGTGAAAAACTTTGGTCTCTCTGTTATGAACTCGATGAGATTGTCTTAAAACACAAAGGGAGATTCTATTTTGCAAAAGATTCAACTCTCCGCAAACGTGTGATGGAGTCATATTTTCCAAAAGACAATTTAAAAAAGTTTTATTCTTTAAAGAAAAAGTATGACCCAAAAGGAATTTTACAAACTGATTTGTACAAACGAGTGTTTTTAAGTTAA
- a CDS encoding SDR family NAD(P)-dependent oxidoreductase produces the protein MGKKIIVVGASSGIGKAIAEQELNAGSSVVLLARREKSLESIAKKANSSKEKRAFPLVFDVTKFQTAEKTFQKAVSLLGGVDEVYFASGVMPEIGKEEYNVAKDLEMLNVNLLGAVAFLNPVATFFTKQKSGKIIGISSIAGERGRKGNPVYNTSKAGLNTYLEALRNRLSEVNVQVTTIKPGFVKTEMTDGLVLPEKGLLKAITADEAAEKIRAIVASGKDEAFVPGIWALVALIIRNIPNFIFKKLSI, from the coding sequence ATGGGGAAAAAAATAATCGTCGTCGGTGCCTCGAGTGGGATCGGAAAAGCCATTGCTGAACAAGAATTGAACGCTGGGTCCTCCGTGGTCCTTTTAGCGAGAAGGGAAAAATCCCTAGAGTCCATTGCCAAAAAAGCCAATTCTTCCAAAGAGAAACGAGCCTTCCCTTTGGTCTTTGATGTGACTAAATTTCAAACTGCAGAAAAAACCTTCCAAAAAGCAGTCTCGCTCCTTGGTGGTGTGGACGAAGTGTATTTTGCCTCTGGTGTGATGCCGGAGATTGGTAAGGAAGAATACAACGTGGCAAAAGACTTGGAAATGTTAAATGTGAACCTTCTAGGAGCTGTTGCCTTTTTAAATCCTGTTGCTACTTTTTTTACCAAACAAAAATCGGGAAAGATTATTGGAATCTCTTCCATTGCAGGGGAAAGAGGAAGAAAGGGAAATCCTGTTTATAACACTTCCAAAGCAGGCCTCAATACTTATTTAGAAGCACTTCGAAATCGTCTATCAGAAGTAAATGTCCAAGTAACAACGATTAAACCAGGGTTTGTCAAAACAGAAATGACAGATGGTTTAGTTTTACCTGAAAAAGGTTTACTCAAGGCAATTACTGCGGATGAAGCAGCAGAAAAAATTCGTGCCATCGTTGCGAGTGGCAAAGACGAAGCTTTTGTTCCTGGTATTTGGGCTCTTGTTGCTCTTATCATTCGAAACATTCCCAACTTTATTTTCAAAAAACTGAGTATCTAA
- a CDS encoding acyl-CoA thioesterase: MSKPSKYKHKFTQQVVWGEMDAFGHVNNVTYVRYFESARADYFTKEGLWDSPLKPVKAGPVLTHLDMDYRKQVVFPATLEITLEVSAISSRAFSVICSMWNEENECVLTGNASFVWFDFTIQKPSALPEHFKTKFGNSNLV, encoded by the coding sequence ATGTCAAAACCATCTAAGTACAAACATAAATTCACGCAACAAGTGGTCTGGGGAGAGATGGATGCTTTTGGCCATGTCAACAATGTCACCTACGTTCGTTACTTTGAGTCTGCTAGGGCTGACTACTTTACAAAAGAAGGATTATGGGATTCTCCATTAAAACCTGTAAAAGCAGGTCCAGTACTCACCCATTTGGATATGGATTATCGAAAACAAGTTGTATTCCCTGCCACTTTGGAAATCACTCTTGAAGTAAGTGCTATTTCATCCCGAGCATTCTCAGTGATTTGTTCCATGTGGAATGAAGAAAATGAATGTGTTTTAACTGGGAACGCATCCTTTGTATGGTTTGATTTCACAATACAAAAACCTTCCGCATTACCGGAACATTTCAAAACAAAATTTGGAAATTCTAATTTGGTATGA
- a CDS encoding LptF/LptG family permease translates to MNLILTPFLWFKREFIPFRTLDRYLFFDFFKTFIGTLIMLTSMIVIYKFTDVMKYLVSSKVNQSHVYLHVLYSLPSMVDQVVAPALMFSVCFVIGQFSVNKELVAMMVAGVSFIRIITPILFFGIAMWLIMTLFGQTVVIPANKKAQIEFSIMAKGSNRLIDFVYQLHIKGKKGFYYVYWIDEKESTVKGGFNYIEITPDGFPTYTVSSQKAKFIPNPHSWVLYDAEEVRFNENLELVSRTKYAEKTYDFPEDLAYFSKPVRNPEEMNFFELADEIESRITKGIPFRNVIVQQHMAFAMPLMSFVVVTLGALAGAITKRSAGVASLGLTIAVVLLYYILNSTAKTLAENGALPIWIGMWITPVIFTYAAYFLYRRMNI, encoded by the coding sequence ATGAACCTTATTTTAACACCGTTTCTCTGGTTCAAACGAGAGTTTATTCCTTTTCGAACTCTCGACAGATATTTATTTTTTGATTTTTTCAAAACTTTCATTGGCACACTGATCATGTTAACGTCGATGATTGTCATTTATAAATTCACAGATGTGATGAAGTATTTAGTTTCTTCAAAAGTGAATCAGTCCCATGTATACTTACATGTTTTGTATTCTTTACCATCAATGGTGGATCAAGTAGTTGCACCTGCACTCATGTTTTCCGTTTGTTTTGTCATAGGCCAATTTAGCGTAAACAAAGAACTTGTGGCAATGATGGTAGCAGGTGTATCCTTCATTCGAATCATCACACCAATTTTATTTTTTGGAATCGCCATGTGGCTTATTATGACATTGTTTGGGCAAACGGTTGTGATTCCCGCAAATAAAAAAGCTCAAATTGAATTTAGCATTATGGCAAAAGGTTCCAATCGATTGATCGATTTTGTCTACCAATTGCATATCAAAGGTAAAAAAGGATTTTATTACGTATATTGGATTGATGAAAAGGAAAGTACAGTGAAGGGAGGATTTAATTATATTGAAATCACTCCTGATGGATTTCCAACCTATACAGTCTCATCCCAAAAAGCAAAATTCATTCCAAATCCACATAGTTGGGTTTTGTATGACGCAGAAGAAGTTAGATTCAATGAAAATTTAGAATTGGTATCAAGAACCAAATATGCAGAAAAAACATATGATTTTCCAGAAGACTTAGCTTACTTTTCTAAACCAGTTCGAAATCCAGAGGAAATGAATTTTTTTGAACTTGCAGACGAAATTGAATCTCGAATTACAAAAGGGATTCCTTTTCGGAATGTGATTGTACAACAACATATGGCATTTGCGATGCCGCTTATGTCCTTTGTGGTTGTAACACTTGGTGCACTTGCTGGTGCGATCACCAAACGTTCGGCAGGTGTTGCAAGCCTTGGACTTACAATTGCAGTAGTGTTGTTATATTATATTCTAAATTCAACTGCTAAAACGTTAGCAGAAAATGGGGCATTGCCGATTTGGATTGGGATGTGGATCACACCTGTTATTTTCACTTACGCAGCTTATTTTCTTTACCGAAGGATGAACATTTAA
- a CDS encoding NYN domain-containing protein yields the protein MPVNERILIDGMNLMYKFPDLAFCLGEYRLQDARIGLLVHLKRHFPDLGLRKVLVFFDGKKELLSECYSEEWEGFSIHYSHEKKADELIIGYLNYCQVPSQCLVVTSDKEILSYARRLRAKRKTSEEFYAEWVKRETEVDETEFNHLKEGLTPSSESDYWERQFLP from the coding sequence GTGCCCGTAAATGAGAGAATCCTGATCGACGGGATGAATTTGATGTATAAATTTCCCGACCTGGCATTTTGTTTGGGGGAATACCGCCTCCAAGATGCAAGGATTGGTTTACTCGTTCATTTAAAACGCCATTTTCCAGACCTGGGCCTACGCAAAGTTCTTGTCTTCTTTGACGGAAAGAAGGAGTTACTTTCAGAATGTTATTCTGAGGAGTGGGAAGGTTTTTCCATTCATTATAGTCATGAAAAAAAAGCGGACGAACTCATCATTGGGTATTTAAACTATTGTCAAGTACCTTCTCAATGTTTGGTGGTAACATCAGACAAAGAGATTTTGAGTTATGCAAGAAGGTTACGGGCAAAACGTAAAACTTCTGAAGAGTTTTATGCGGAATGGGTCAAACGGGAAACAGAGGTGGATGAAACTGAATTTAACCACCTGAAAGAAGGATTGACACCTAGTTCGGAAAGCGATTACTGGGAGAGACAATTCCTTCCTTGA
- a CDS encoding MBOAT family O-acyltransferase → MLFNSIPFLIFFSFVYLFYWAIPKEYRKGFLLFAGICFYAYFSLALTVHFLVVITINYLLYRKIQSTPTRFWVGLTVSLNLINLGFFKYVYFFSKVLADLTSYPFFQQVPNLIHIALPLAISFYTFQVIAAAVDTYRNPNLPTVKVEDYFLFVAFFPVLIAGPIMRMSDFFPNLDKLTPSKEKMYRASYLMMSGLVKKVLVADPMSLTISPVFNSPSDYDSFSLFIAGICYSIQVFSDFSGLTDMARSVALYLGFETPENFKAPFFSTSGRELWKRWHITLSFWLRDYIYFPLGGSKKGELRTYLNLIIIMTLGGFWHGADYTFICWGFYWGVILAGERFLEGKLGLKLTPEKNKVLIVLKAMIVFVLFSISGLMFRSNNATNMLDHFYGIFTHFSHSLERLLDGSSNHWLVSATSLLGEGSSFKYLHIENLERIFYTSFAVLFFHHLQYFPEFWEKIRKHDVWLVPTLGIITIFLLATLSQDGGEFIYYRF, encoded by the coding sequence ATGTTGTTCAATTCAATACCATTTTTAATCTTCTTTTCTTTCGTTTACCTTTTTTATTGGGCCATCCCCAAAGAATATCGTAAGGGTTTTCTTCTTTTTGCCGGGATTTGCTTTTATGCATATTTTTCTTTGGCACTCACGGTTCACTTCCTCGTTGTCATAACGATCAATTACCTTCTGTATCGTAAGATCCAATCGACTCCGACTCGGTTTTGGGTGGGTCTCACAGTTTCTCTCAACTTGATCAATTTAGGTTTTTTTAAATACGTTTACTTCTTTAGTAAGGTTCTAGCTGACCTAACAAGTTATCCTTTTTTCCAACAAGTTCCAAACCTAATCCACATTGCTCTTCCACTTGCGATCAGTTTTTATACCTTCCAAGTCATTGCAGCAGCAGTTGACACATATCGAAATCCCAATCTTCCCACTGTGAAAGTGGAAGACTACTTCTTGTTTGTCGCATTTTTTCCTGTGTTAATTGCAGGACCAATCATGCGTATGTCAGATTTTTTTCCAAATTTAGACAAACTCACACCTAGCAAAGAAAAGATGTATCGAGCATCGTATTTGATGATGTCCGGTCTCGTTAAAAAAGTGTTAGTTGCTGATCCAATGTCTCTTACAATTTCACCTGTATTTAATTCTCCGTCAGATTATGATTCTTTTTCATTGTTCATTGCAGGAATTTGTTATTCCATCCAGGTATTCAGTGACTTTTCAGGTCTTACCGATATGGCGAGGTCAGTTGCATTGTACTTAGGATTCGAAACTCCTGAAAACTTTAAAGCACCTTTTTTCTCAACATCAGGGCGGGAGTTATGGAAAAGATGGCATATCACACTTTCTTTTTGGTTACGTGATTATATTTATTTCCCGTTAGGTGGATCAAAGAAAGGTGAACTCAGAACATATCTCAATTTAATTATCATTATGACATTGGGTGGGTTTTGGCATGGTGCTGATTATACCTTTATCTGTTGGGGATTCTATTGGGGTGTAATTTTAGCCGGTGAACGATTTTTAGAAGGGAAATTAGGTCTCAAATTAACTCCTGAAAAAAACAAAGTTTTAATCGTTCTGAAAGCAATGATTGTTTTTGTTTTATTTTCCATTTCAGGGCTTATGTTTCGTTCCAACAATGCAACAAATATGCTGGATCATTTTTATGGAATTTTCACACATTTTTCTCATAGTCTAGAGCGATTGTTAGATGGCAGTTCCAATCATTGGTTAGTTTCTGCTACTTCTTTATTAGGTGAAGGTTCTTCTTTTAAATACTTACATATTGAAAACTTGGAACGTATATTCTATACTTCGTTTGCTGTATTGTTTTTTCATCATCTACAATACTTTCCTGAATTTTGGGAAAAAATTCGTAAACATGATGTTTGGTTGGTTCCAACACTTGGTATCATTACAATCTTTTTGTTAGCCACATTATCACAAGATGGTGGCGAGTTTATCTATTATCGCTTTTAG
- a CDS encoding SufE family protein: MKQNIEEIQKEIISEFSELTDWEEKFQYLIELGEELPKFPDEKRTEEYLVPGCQSRVWVAPRLTDGKLEFDADSDTALTKGLIAILIRVFSGQSPEDIAKASLGFIEEVGLAKFLSISRRNGLFSMVQKLKGYAEKA, encoded by the coding sequence ATGAAACAAAACATTGAAGAAATCCAAAAAGAAATCATCTCTGAGTTTTCGGAACTGACTGATTGGGAAGAAAAATTCCAATACCTAATCGAGTTAGGTGAGGAATTACCAAAGTTTCCTGATGAAAAAAGAACAGAAGAATATTTAGTACCGGGATGCCAATCTCGGGTTTGGGTCGCACCAAGACTTACTGACGGGAAATTGGAGTTTGATGCAGATAGTGATACAGCACTTACGAAAGGACTCATTGCCATTCTCATACGAGTATTTTCAGGACAAAGTCCAGAAGATATAGCGAAAGCGTCACTTGGATTTATAGAAGAAGTTGGTCTTGCAAAGTTTTTATCGATCTCAAGACGGAATGGCCTTTTTTCTATGGTACAAAAACTAAAGGGGTATGCAGAAAAAGCATAA